The following proteins are encoded in a genomic region of Bacillus sp. FJAT-22090:
- the ppaX gene encoding pyrophosphatase PpaX has translation MRSPYKALLFDFDGTLLNTNELIIETFLHVLGDKFPGKYNRESVLPFLGPPLAETFNTIDPNLTKALIEAYRSWNIQMHDQMAVPFDGVVDTLYKLKDEGYKLAVVSTKRRVMIDKGIKLMQCENLFDTIVGIDDVKQPKPDPEPIELALKKLNVKKEDALMIGDNLHDIVGGQRAGVDTAAVAWSLKGEAFLATFLPTYMLHHINDLLIIAKGQTV, from the coding sequence ATGAGAAGTCCTTATAAAGCCTTACTATTCGATTTTGATGGAACACTACTAAATACAAATGAACTTATCATAGAAACCTTTTTACATGTTTTAGGAGATAAATTTCCTGGGAAATATAATAGAGAAAGTGTTTTGCCTTTTTTAGGGCCACCTTTAGCAGAAACTTTTAATACAATTGACCCTAATTTAACGAAAGCACTTATTGAAGCGTACAGATCTTGGAATATACAAATGCATGATCAAATGGCTGTTCCTTTTGATGGAGTTGTAGATACACTATATAAGTTGAAAGATGAAGGTTACAAATTAGCTGTCGTGTCGACAAAAAGACGAGTTATGATTGATAAAGGCATTAAGCTGATGCAATGTGAAAATCTTTTCGACACAATTGTAGGTATAGATGATGTTAAACAGCCAAAACCAGACCCTGAACCAATTGAACTGGCCCTTAAGAAACTAAATGTAAAAAAAGAAGATGCACTGATGATTGGTGACAATTTACATGACATAGTTGGAGGACAAAGGGCTGGAGTTGATACTGCAGCAGTTGCATGGTCCTTAAAAGGAGAAGCCTTTTTAGCTACTTTTCTACCTACCTATATGTTACATCATATAAATGATTTGCTTATAATTGCAAAGGGGCAAACAGTATGA
- a CDS encoding N-acetylmuramoyl-L-alanine amidase family protein, which produces MLKIMLDAGHGPETLGKRTPDGKMKEFEFNNAVVGFLKDELKNCGVIVLVSHPGNLDIPLYERTTLANKLEVDAFISIHANAFGSTWNNTTGIETFTYSKASAQSTLLAKSIQDALCSITKGKNRGVKQADFAVLRDTKMPAVLVECGFMTNKIEAALLQSRTYRILCAKAIAFAILRWK; this is translated from the coding sequence ATGTTGAAAATCATGCTAGATGCAGGACATGGGCCAGAAACACTCGGGAAACGCACACCAGATGGGAAAATGAAGGAATTCGAATTTAATAATGCAGTTGTAGGATTCTTAAAGGATGAATTAAAGAATTGCGGGGTGATCGTTTTAGTAAGTCATCCTGGTAATTTAGATATTCCCCTTTATGAAAGGACAACACTTGCCAATAAGCTGGAAGTGGACGCATTTATTTCTATACATGCTAATGCGTTTGGATCTACATGGAATAACACAACCGGTATTGAAACATTTACGTATTCAAAAGCTTCCGCACAATCTACGTTACTTGCAAAGTCTATTCAGGATGCTTTATGTTCTATTACAAAAGGTAAAAACCGTGGAGTAAAACAAGCTGATTTTGCAGTACTACGCGATACAAAAATGCCAGCAGTATTAGTCGAATGTGGTTTTATGACAAATAAAATAGAAGCAGCCTTACTTCAATCTAGGACATATAGAATACTTTGCGCTAAAGCAATCGCCTTTGCAATTCTTCGTTGGAAATAA
- the hisIE gene encoding bifunctional phosphoribosyl-AMP cyclohydrolase/phosphoribosyl-ATP diphosphatase HisIE → MTNLTFDEKGLIPVIVQHAITREVLTLAYMNEEAYSKTVETKETWFFSRSRQELWHKGETSGNTQQVVSIRSDCDSDALVVEVLPNGPACHTGENTCFHNTLEKLDDTVGYNVITSLIDIIAEREQTMPEGAYTTYLFEKGVDKICKKVGEESSEVIIASKNNDAEELKWEAADLLYHLLVLLQNQKVSFYDLLQVLQKRHESKKQK, encoded by the coding sequence ATGACAAACTTAACATTTGATGAAAAGGGTCTTATTCCTGTTATTGTTCAACATGCTATTACAAGAGAAGTTTTAACCCTTGCTTATATGAATGAAGAGGCATATTCAAAAACAGTGGAAACAAAGGAAACTTGGTTCTTTAGTAGAAGTAGACAAGAATTATGGCATAAAGGGGAAACTTCCGGTAATACGCAACAAGTTGTTTCTATTCGTTCGGATTGCGATTCAGATGCTTTAGTAGTAGAGGTGTTGCCTAATGGTCCTGCTTGTCATACTGGAGAAAATACTTGCTTCCATAATACTTTAGAAAAACTGGACGATACGGTTGGATACAATGTCATTACATCCTTAATTGATATTATTGCGGAAAGAGAACAAACGATGCCAGAGGGTGCATATACTACTTATTTATTTGAAAAAGGCGTAGATAAAATTTGTAAAAAGGTCGGAGAAGAATCTTCGGAAGTCATCATTGCGTCCAAAAACAATGATGCAGAGGAATTGAAGTGGGAAGCAGCAGATCTTCTTTATCATTTACTTGTTTTATTACAAAACCAGAAAGTGAGCTTTTACGATTTACTGCAAGTGCTTCAGAAGAGACATGAGAGTAAAAAACAAAAGTAA
- the hisA gene encoding 1-(5-phosphoribosyl)-5-[(5-phosphoribosylamino)methylideneamino]imidazole-4-carboxamide isomerase, giving the protein MTSIQVYPAIDMKGGKCVRLYQGDYEQETIYGDSPFDMAKKFADEGASWIHLVDLDGAKDGEKIHANEVIRIAKELPVSVQIGGGIRSKEDVQFYLEKGVNRVIIGSLAIAQPELVAELLEEFGGDRIVIGLDAKDGMVATHGWLETSSKSAVEVGQYFASKGAKNVIFTDIATDGTLQGPNLAANKELAQATGLSVIVSGGISSLKDLGEVARLAKDTTVSGVITGKALYNNRFTLKEALQEVTKW; this is encoded by the coding sequence ATGACATCCATTCAAGTGTACCCAGCGATTGATATGAAAGGCGGAAAATGTGTCCGCTTATATCAAGGGGATTATGAGCAAGAAACTATATATGGAGATTCTCCATTTGATATGGCTAAAAAGTTTGCAGACGAAGGAGCAAGCTGGATTCATTTGGTAGATTTAGATGGTGCGAAGGATGGCGAAAAGATACATGCTAATGAAGTCATTCGGATTGCAAAAGAACTCCCTGTGAGTGTTCAAATTGGCGGAGGGATTCGATCGAAAGAGGATGTTCAATTTTATTTAGAAAAAGGGGTTAACCGTGTCATTATTGGTAGTCTAGCGATTGCACAACCTGAACTAGTAGCGGAATTACTGGAAGAATTCGGTGGAGACAGAATTGTAATAGGCTTAGATGCAAAAGATGGAATGGTAGCAACACACGGATGGCTAGAAACCTCTTCTAAATCTGCTGTGGAAGTAGGACAGTATTTTGCTTCTAAAGGGGCAAAAAATGTTATTTTCACTGATATTGCAACAGATGGAACACTTCAAGGACCAAATTTAGCTGCCAACAAAGAGCTTGCACAGGCAACGGGTCTTTCAGTAATTGTTTCGGGAGGTATAAGTTCGCTTAAAGATCTTGGAGAAGTCGCAAGGCTAGCAAAAGATACAACCGTGAGCGGGGTCATTACAGGCAAAGCGTTATACAATAATCGCTTTACTCTGAAGGAAGCATTGCAGGAGGTTACAAAGTGGTAA
- the hprK gene encoding HPr(Ser) kinase/phosphatase produces the protein MPHVTTKDVKEKFNLTLISGEEGMGRHIALSDISRPGIEIAGYFTHYPSNRIQLLGKTEVSFFQLLEPNEKEERMRKLCAPDTPVIIVSHGMEVPEELIVASNKNSVPVLTTSMATTRFSSILTNFLESMLAPTTAVHGVLVDIYGVGVLITGKSGVGKSETALELVKRGHRLVADDCVEIRQESEDTLVGSAPKLIEHLLEIRGIGIIDIMTMFGASAIRTYKRITLVIELDLWDAEKTYERLGLEEDKMEIFDTAITKLTVPVRPGRNLAVIIEVAAMNHRLKRMGVNAAEDFAKRLDDVISQNGENEY, from the coding sequence ATGCCACATGTGACGACAAAGGACGTAAAAGAAAAGTTTAACCTCACATTAATTAGTGGAGAAGAAGGTATGGGGCGGCATATTGCATTAAGTGATATATCAAGACCTGGAATTGAAATAGCAGGTTATTTTACACATTACCCATCTAATCGCATTCAACTATTAGGAAAAACAGAAGTTTCCTTTTTTCAGTTATTAGAACCAAATGAAAAAGAAGAGCGTATGAGGAAACTTTGTGCTCCTGATACACCTGTAATCATCGTTTCACATGGTATGGAAGTTCCCGAAGAATTAATAGTAGCTTCCAATAAAAATTCTGTTCCTGTACTAACGACTAGTATGGCGACAACTCGATTTTCGAGTATACTAACTAACTTCTTAGAAAGCATGCTTGCACCAACTACAGCAGTACACGGCGTATTAGTAGATATTTACGGGGTGGGCGTGTTAATCACTGGGAAAAGTGGTGTCGGGAAAAGTGAGACAGCACTTGAACTCGTGAAGAGAGGGCACCGATTAGTTGCGGATGATTGTGTGGAAATTAGACAAGAAAGTGAAGATACGCTAGTTGGTAGTGCACCAAAATTAATTGAGCATCTTCTAGAAATACGAGGTATAGGCATTATTGATATTATGACTATGTTCGGGGCTAGTGCAATTCGTACATATAAACGTATTACATTAGTAATTGAATTAGATTTATGGGATGCTGAAAAAACGTATGAGCGACTTGGACTTGAAGAAGACAAAATGGAAATATTTGATACAGCTATTACAAAGCTGACCGTTCCAGTTCGACCAGGTCGAAACTTGGCAGTAATAATTGAAGTAGCGGCGATGAACCACCGTTTAAAACGAATGGGTGTCAATGCTGCAGAAGATTTTGCGAAACGATTAGATGATGTAATTAGCCAAAATGGAGAAAATGAATATTAA
- the hisD gene encoding histidinol dehydrogenase, whose protein sequence is MQIAKLSNTISLQRSVEQANADHVTTVREVIEQVRKNGDKALFNYTEKWDGAKLTNLRVTEEEVEEAFASFDSQLITDLEEAAVNIRAFHLQQVRQNIDFPLEKKSYIHYKITPLDAVGLYVPGGTAAYPSSVLMNAIPAIVAGVKRVVIVSPPSKEGKLPASVLVAAKIAGIKEIYKVGGAQAIAALAYGTESIQAVDKITGPGNSYVALAKREVFGKVAIDMIAGPSEIAIIADETAFADEVASDLLAQAEHDRFASTVLVTTSEKLAREVADEVEIQLKQLPREEIARASIENFGRIYIAESLAQAVDAINELAPEHLEIMTKRPEAISDQIKHAGAIFVGRFSSEPVGDYFAGTNHVLPTNSTARFSSGLCVDDFIKKTSVVYYSEEMWQEQYPKIARLARLEQLEGHARSVESRSWKKGDSN, encoded by the coding sequence ATGCAAATAGCAAAGCTTTCGAATACAATTTCGCTACAACGATCAGTGGAACAGGCGAATGCAGATCATGTAACTACAGTTCGTGAAGTAATTGAACAGGTCCGAAAAAATGGAGACAAAGCTCTATTTAACTATACCGAGAAATGGGACGGGGCAAAGCTTACGAACCTAAGAGTAACTGAAGAAGAGGTTGAGGAAGCGTTTGCTAGTTTTGATTCGCAGTTAATAACAGATTTAGAGGAAGCAGCAGTAAATATTCGTGCCTTCCATTTGCAACAAGTCCGTCAAAATATTGACTTTCCATTAGAGAAGAAATCTTATATACATTATAAAATCACACCATTAGATGCAGTTGGATTATATGTACCTGGTGGAACTGCTGCTTATCCATCATCTGTTTTAATGAATGCGATACCAGCGATTGTTGCAGGAGTCAAACGAGTGGTAATCGTTTCACCTCCATCAAAAGAAGGGAAGCTTCCAGCTTCTGTACTAGTTGCTGCTAAGATAGCTGGGATAAAGGAAATATATAAGGTCGGTGGAGCTCAAGCGATTGCTGCTCTAGCATATGGAACGGAAAGCATCCAAGCAGTAGATAAAATTACTGGCCCAGGGAACAGTTATGTTGCACTTGCAAAAAGAGAAGTATTCGGAAAAGTAGCGATTGATATGATTGCTGGACCGAGTGAAATAGCGATTATTGCCGATGAGACAGCTTTTGCAGATGAAGTAGCTTCTGATTTGTTAGCACAAGCGGAGCATGACCGATTTGCCAGTACGGTTTTAGTTACAACGAGTGAAAAACTTGCAAGAGAAGTGGCGGATGAAGTAGAAATACAGTTAAAACAATTACCTCGAGAAGAAATTGCGAGAGCGTCTATCGAAAATTTTGGTCGTATTTATATTGCAGAATCTTTGGCACAGGCGGTAGATGCTATTAACGAGCTTGCTCCGGAGCATTTAGAAATAATGACGAAACGTCCAGAAGCTATAAGTGACCAAATTAAGCATGCTGGTGCAATATTTGTTGGAAGATTTAGTAGTGAGCCAGTTGGTGATTATTTCGCTGGAACGAACCATGTACTTCCTACTAATAGTACTGCGAGATTCTCTAGTGGGCTTTGCGTAGATGATTTTATTAAGAAAACAAGCGTTGTATATTATTCAGAGGAAATGTGGCAGGAGCAATACCCTAAAATTGCTCGTTTAGCAAGACTGGAGCAATTGGAAGGTCATGCACGATCGGTAGAATCAAGAAGTTGGAAAAAGGGGGATTCAAATTGA
- the hisB gene encoding imidazoleglycerol-phosphate dehydratase HisB, which yields MTNDRIAKIERMTNETKVFVEIDLDGEGKAVIDTGVPFMDHMLDLFTKHGLFNTTIKAIGDTHIDDHHTTEDIGIVLGQAVKEALGDKRSIKRYGNAFVPMDDALAQVVIDISNRPHLEFRAQFPTQKVGNFDTELVHEFLWKFALEARMNVHVIVHYGANTHHMIEAIFKALARAIDDAITKDERVKGVPSTKGLLT from the coding sequence TTGACGAATGATAGAATTGCTAAAATTGAGCGAATGACGAATGAAACAAAAGTTTTTGTTGAAATAGATTTAGATGGAGAAGGAAAAGCAGTAATTGATACTGGTGTTCCTTTTATGGATCATATGCTTGATTTGTTTACAAAACACGGGCTATTCAATACAACAATAAAAGCGATTGGCGATACTCATATTGATGATCACCATACGACAGAAGATATTGGAATTGTACTGGGCCAGGCGGTTAAAGAAGCATTAGGTGATAAAAGAAGTATTAAACGATACGGAAATGCTTTTGTTCCAATGGATGATGCTTTAGCACAAGTAGTAATAGATATCTCCAACCGTCCACATTTAGAATTCCGTGCACAATTCCCAACACAAAAAGTCGGGAATTTTGATACAGAGCTTGTGCATGAGTTCTTATGGAAGTTTGCATTGGAAGCACGTATGAATGTCCATGTCATTGTCCACTATGGTGCAAATACTCATCATATGATTGAAGCAATCTTTAAAGCACTAGCTCGTGCCATTGACGACGCAATCACAAAGGATGAGCGTGTAAAAGGCGTTCCTTCCACAAAAGGATTACTTACATAA
- the hisG gene encoding ATP phosphoribosyltransferase, protein MNDLTIAMPKGRIFEEAYKLFVEAGFDLPKEINDSRKLIVEAPKENIKFILAKPMDVPVYVEHGVADIGIAGKDVLLEQQRDVHELLDLYISNCYIATAGLPSTHMNEIAPRVATKYPTIATNFYKEKGEQVEIIELNGSIELAPMIGLADRIVDIVSTGQTLKENGLVEYEKIVDISSRLIVNPVSYRVKRERIKEFVAQLKNELNKR, encoded by the coding sequence GTGAATGATTTAACAATTGCAATGCCAAAAGGACGCATATTTGAAGAAGCATATAAATTATTTGTAGAAGCAGGATTCGATTTACCAAAAGAAATAAATGATTCTAGAAAGTTGATCGTAGAAGCGCCTAAGGAAAATATAAAATTTATATTAGCAAAACCAATGGATGTTCCGGTTTATGTGGAGCATGGGGTTGCAGACATCGGAATTGCTGGAAAAGATGTACTATTAGAACAACAACGAGATGTCCACGAATTGCTTGATTTATATATAAGTAATTGCTATATAGCAACTGCAGGACTTCCTAGCACTCATATGAACGAGATTGCTCCGAGAGTAGCCACGAAATACCCAACTATAGCAACGAACTTTTATAAAGAAAAAGGGGAGCAAGTGGAAATTATCGAGCTAAATGGTTCTATTGAGTTAGCTCCAATGATAGGTTTAGCAGATCGAATTGTGGATATAGTATCTACTGGTCAAACGTTAAAAGAAAATGGACTCGTAGAATATGAAAAAATTGTCGACATCTCTTCTCGATTAATTGTTAATCCCGTTAGCTATCGAGTAAAACGGGAAAGAATTAAAGAGTTCGTTGCACAATTAAAAAATGAATTAAATAAAAGGTAG
- the hisF gene encoding imidazole glycerol phosphate synthase subunit HisF, producing MVKKIIPCLDVKDGRVVKGIQFVQLRDAGDPVELAAFYDKEGADELVFLDISASVEGRETMIDVVKKTASQISIPLIVGGGIRTVENMKQLVEAGASKISINSAAISNPSVITEGAKTFGSNKIIVAIDVKWSDADQEWFVYTHGGNQKTDWKAVDWAKEVEKRGAGEILLTSMDRDGEKDGYDIAITKLVKDAVSIPVIASGGAGNVEHILAAFKEANADAALAASIFHFKETSVREVKNYVRERGVDVK from the coding sequence GTGGTAAAGAAAATTATTCCTTGTCTAGATGTGAAAGATGGACGAGTTGTCAAAGGAATTCAATTTGTTCAATTAAGAGATGCAGGAGATCCTGTAGAGCTAGCAGCTTTTTATGATAAGGAAGGGGCAGATGAGCTAGTATTTCTAGATATTTCTGCTTCTGTTGAAGGACGCGAAACAATGATTGATGTCGTGAAAAAAACGGCTTCTCAAATTTCTATTCCCTTAATTGTTGGAGGGGGAATAAGAACGGTAGAAAATATGAAGCAATTAGTAGAGGCTGGAGCAAGTAAAATTTCCATTAACTCTGCCGCAATTAGCAATCCATCTGTAATTACAGAGGGGGCAAAAACATTTGGTTCCAATAAAATCATTGTAGCGATCGATGTAAAGTGGTCTGATGCCGATCAAGAGTGGTTTGTATACACTCATGGGGGTAATCAGAAAACAGATTGGAAAGCAGTAGACTGGGCCAAAGAAGTAGAAAAACGTGGTGCTGGAGAGATTTTACTTACGAGTATGGATCGTGATGGAGAAAAGGATGGATATGATATTGCCATCACAAAGCTTGTGAAGGATGCTGTATCGATTCCTGTCATTGCTAGCGGTGGAGCTGGGAATGTGGAACATATATTAGCAGCGTTTAAAGAAGCAAATGCTGATGCTGCACTAGCAGCTTCCATCTTTCATTTTAAAGAAACTAGTGTGCGAGAAGTAAAAAACTACGTTCGTGAAAGAGGAGTAGATGTAAAATGA
- a CDS encoding acyltransferase has translation MRKTERYPVSGANSLWHVYDTVPFWKVVKNFIFIQAARYSPFLSWKNFFYRTFLKMKVGNETSFALMVMVDVMFPERIKVGDNSIIGYNTTILAHEYLIDEYRIGDVIIGNRVLIGANSTILPGVTIGDDAIVSAATLVNSDVPEGCFVGGNPMRIIYTKEEMLERNR, from the coding sequence ATGAGAAAGACTGAAAGGTATCCTGTGAGTGGAGCAAATTCCTTGTGGCATGTGTATGATACTGTCCCATTTTGGAAAGTTGTTAAAAATTTTATTTTTATCCAAGCAGCTAGGTATTCACCATTTTTAAGTTGGAAAAACTTCTTTTATCGCACTTTTTTAAAGATGAAAGTTGGTAATGAAACATCTTTTGCATTAATGGTTATGGTAGATGTAATGTTTCCGGAGCGAATTAAAGTTGGTGATAACTCTATCATTGGGTATAATACGACGATTTTAGCACATGAATATTTAATAGACGAATATCGTATTGGTGATGTTATTATTGGCAATCGAGTGTTGATTGGTGCCAATTCGACGATTTTGCCTGGTGTGACAATTGGTGATGATGCCATCGTATCGGCTGCGACGCTTGTAAATAGTGATGTGCCAGAAGGTTGCTTTGTTGGAGGAAATCCTATGCGGATTATTTATACGAAAGAAGAAATGCTGGAACGCAATAGATGA
- a CDS encoding ATP phosphoribosyltransferase regulatory subunit, with amino-acid sequence MSKIQMFEKPLGMRDSFPEVNEQKEYIRSTARDFIRNKGYDFIKTPSVEYFETIGRASAIDESSLFKLVDNQGEMLVLRPDMTTPIARIAAAKLLKEKNPLRLAYYANVFRAQQREGGRPAEFEQLGLELIGDFSAYGDSEIIHTAVELVKELGVESFRITIGHAGLLTAILRNNTQTDKQVDSLRQLLVEKNFVGFEQKLEELELQQIQKVNLTNLIEYTVESKALEEFRQFLTNDQQYLMDQVDQLRDLLELQLCDTSIASFDFTLASHMSYYTGMLFEIHAAGSGFPIGNGGRYDALFNLFNEKVGAIGFGIRVDRLLEVLPRNELKEKHTLILFQEGLYRKASELAEERRKKAERVTLQYMASVNDIDAYKKTFDDVITVSEGGSLRE; translated from the coding sequence ATGAGTAAAATTCAAATGTTTGAGAAACCTTTAGGGATGAGAGATTCATTTCCTGAAGTGAATGAACAAAAAGAATATATACGGTCAACTGCGAGAGATTTTATACGAAACAAAGGATATGACTTTATAAAAACGCCATCAGTGGAGTATTTTGAGACGATAGGAAGAGCATCTGCCATTGATGAATCCTCTCTTTTTAAATTAGTAGACAATCAAGGGGAAATGCTTGTATTACGACCAGATATGACGACTCCGATTGCGAGAATCGCGGCTGCTAAACTATTAAAGGAAAAAAATCCATTACGATTGGCTTACTATGCTAATGTATTTCGCGCTCAACAAAGAGAAGGTGGTAGACCTGCAGAATTTGAACAATTAGGGCTTGAGTTAATCGGCGATTTTAGTGCATACGGAGATAGCGAAATCATACATACAGCAGTCGAACTTGTGAAAGAACTTGGTGTGGAGAGCTTTCGTATTACTATTGGACACGCAGGATTGTTAACAGCAATTTTAAGAAATAATACTCAAACAGACAAACAAGTAGATTCCTTGCGACAACTATTAGTTGAAAAGAATTTTGTAGGCTTTGAACAAAAGTTAGAGGAGCTAGAGTTACAACAAATACAAAAAGTGAATCTTACGAACTTGATTGAGTATACGGTCGAATCTAAAGCATTAGAGGAGTTTCGACAATTTTTAACAAATGATCAACAGTACTTGATGGATCAAGTAGATCAACTTCGAGATTTACTAGAGTTACAATTATGTGATACTTCCATTGCATCCTTTGATTTTACACTAGCAAGTCACATGAGTTATTACACGGGTATGCTTTTTGAGATTCATGCTGCAGGAAGTGGCTTTCCTATTGGTAATGGTGGAAGATACGATGCATTATTTAATCTTTTTAATGAAAAAGTTGGTGCTATTGGGTTTGGAATTAGAGTAGACAGACTTTTAGAGGTACTGCCTAGAAATGAGTTAAAAGAAAAGCATACGTTGATCTTATTTCAAGAGGGACTTTATAGAAAAGCTAGTGAACTTGCAGAAGAACGAAGAAAAAAAGCAGAAAGAGTAACGCTTCAATATATGGCAAGTGTAAATGATATAGATGCCTATAAAAAGACATTTGATGATGTTATTACTGTCTCAGAAGGTGGTTCTTTACGTGAATGA
- the lgt gene encoding prolipoprotein diacylglyceryl transferase, with the protein MNLLQAIDPVAFSLGPLEVRWYGVIIAVGIILAFIVAQREMVKRGFHPEYLTDLLIWAVPLAIVGARIYYVIFKWDFYSQNPEKIIQIWNGGIAIHGALIASFLTAYFFTKKRGTSFWKLTDVVAPSLLIGQAVGRWGNFMNQEAHGGEVTRTFLENLMLPNWIIEQMYIDGKYYHPTFLYESVWNIIGVIILISLRKVNLRRGEIFLLYIIWYSVGRFFIEGMRTDSLYLIGDLRTAQVVSLLGIIIALILLVYRRITVKPVVHYLDK; encoded by the coding sequence ATGAATTTATTACAAGCTATTGATCCAGTAGCTTTTTCACTCGGACCGTTGGAAGTAAGATGGTACGGAGTGATTATTGCAGTGGGAATTATACTAGCGTTTATAGTAGCACAGCGTGAAATGGTGAAGCGTGGTTTTCATCCAGAGTACTTAACGGATTTATTGATTTGGGCTGTCCCTTTAGCAATTGTGGGGGCAAGAATATACTATGTAATATTTAAATGGGATTTTTATAGTCAAAATCCGGAAAAAATTATTCAAATCTGGAATGGTGGTATAGCAATTCATGGCGCTTTAATCGCTTCTTTTTTAACTGCTTATTTTTTTACGAAAAAAAGAGGCACCTCTTTTTGGAAGCTTACAGACGTTGTAGCTCCTAGTTTATTAATAGGTCAAGCAGTTGGACGTTGGGGTAACTTTATGAATCAAGAGGCACATGGAGGAGAAGTAACAAGAACATTTTTAGAAAACTTGATGCTACCTAACTGGATAATAGAGCAAATGTACATAGATGGTAAATATTATCATCCGACATTTTTATATGAATCCGTCTGGAACATTATAGGAGTTATTATATTAATTTCACTTCGTAAAGTAAATTTACGTCGTGGAGAAATATTCTTATTATATATCATCTGGTATTCTGTAGGTCGTTTCTTTATTGAGGGTATGAGAACGGATAGCCTTTATTTAATTGGAGATTTGAGAACTGCTCAAGTCGTTTCACTACTAGGTATTATCATAGCATTAATTTTACTTGTTTATAGAAGAATTACTGTTAAGCCTGTGGTGCATTATTTAGATAAGTAA
- a CDS encoding nucleoside recognition domain-containing protein, protein METLKRGFLAGLKTTWTLSKIIFPITLFVVILQYTPIFPWIIQVISPFMELIGLRGEAAIPLVLGNGLNLYAAIGGILSLELTVKEVFILATMLSFSHNIFIETGVALRVGVKLWIVLVVRFGLAILSAVIINLVWQGGGEIAKYGITTATQQIPDGWLEIAILGIQKATFGVLQLAIIVIPLMVIIQFLKEKGYLQKFSEMIGPFTKIIGLKPNASLTLVIGLVMGLAIGAGVMIQAVKEDGVSKKDATIAFIFLVACHAVIEDTLIFIPLGVPILPLFLIRIMTAFVLTIIVAYLWNKAEQTKQKEVATPS, encoded by the coding sequence TTGGAAACTTTAAAAAGGGGTTTTTTAGCTGGGCTTAAAACTACTTGGACTTTGAGTAAAATAATATTTCCTATCACATTATTTGTAGTCATATTGCAATACACACCTATTTTCCCTTGGATCATCCAGGTTATTTCTCCATTTATGGAGCTTATTGGTTTACGAGGAGAGGCAGCAATCCCTTTAGTTCTGGGAAATGGTCTTAATCTATATGCTGCAATTGGTGGGATTCTTTCATTAGAACTTACTGTAAAAGAAGTATTTATATTAGCCACAATGCTTTCTTTCTCCCACAATATTTTTATCGAAACGGGTGTAGCTCTTCGGGTGGGAGTAAAGCTGTGGATTGTATTAGTTGTTCGATTTGGATTAGCGATTCTCTCTGCTGTCATTATTAATTTGGTATGGCAGGGAGGCGGAGAAATCGCTAAATATGGCATAACAACTGCTACTCAGCAAATACCAGATGGCTGGTTAGAAATAGCGATTTTAGGTATACAAAAAGCGACGTTTGGTGTCTTGCAATTGGCGATAATTGTCATACCGTTAATGGTTATTATTCAGTTTTTAAAGGAAAAGGGTTATTTACAAAAATTCTCAGAAATGATAGGGCCCTTCACAAAAATAATTGGATTAAAACCAAATGCCTCATTAACTTTAGTTATTGGATTAGTGATGGGATTAGCAATTGGAGCAGGTGTAATGATTCAAGCTGTAAAAGAAGATGGTGTAAGTAAAAAAGATGCAACAATCGCATTTATCTTCTTAGTTGCTTGTCATGCTGTGATTGAGGATACATTAATCTTTATTCCTTTAGGAGTTCCGATACTACCATTATTTTTGATTCGAATTATGACAGCATTTGTCTTGACAATCATTGTTGCATACTTATGGAATAAGGCGGAGCAGACAAAACAAAAGGAAGTGGCAACACCATCATGA